In a genomic window of Erigeron canadensis isolate Cc75 chromosome 5, C_canadensis_v1, whole genome shotgun sequence:
- the LOC122599974 gene encoding transcription factor IBH1-like 1 — protein MHTSGKLKREFIKKWIKGLQVCYSSKKKMDVMERKKKIKLCADIALACAKSASTSWSNALISDAKKDDENKILVNNIVGSEESWVEPQKTISNMVSTSLKRVRSKKILKKSRSVSQRIKKLGPPKSNLAICIAKRLVKKRTQVLKTLVPGGESMDEVSLIKEALDYILSLKVQVDVMRSVADATETS, from the coding sequence ATGCATACATCTGGCAAGCTCAAGAgagaatttattaaaaaatggataaagGGTCTTCAAGTATGCTATTcttcaaagaaaaaaatggatgtcatggaaagaaagaagaaaataaagcTTTGTGCTGACATTGCTTTAGCTTGTGCAAAAAGTGCATCAACTTCATGGAGCAATGCTCTAATTTCCGACGCTAAAAAAGACGACGAAAACAAGATTCTTGTCAACAATATAGTAGGGTCCGAAGAATCATGGGTCGAGCCACAAAAGACCATTAGCAATATGGTCAGTACTAGCCTTAAAAGGGTTAGAAGCAaaaagatcttgaaaaagagtCGGAGTGTTAgccaaagaataaaaaaattaggtCCTCCTAAATCGAATTTGGCTATTTGTATCGCGAAAAGATTGGTTAAGAAGAGAACACAAGTGCTTAAAACACTTGTACCTGGGGGAGAATCCATGGATGAAGTCTCTCTTATCAAAGAAGCATTAGACTATATCCTTTCGTTAAAGGTGCAAGTCGATGTGATGAGAAGCGTCGCAGATGCAACTGAAACAAGCTAG
- the LOC122600831 gene encoding mannosyltransferase APTG1 isoform X1: protein MSVMRKRTHSAESTHGGDGDSNPKSWQEDRKEEDDRFLSSKKILLICLVFRMINSLFVQTYFNPDEHWQALEVAHRVTFGYGHLTWEWKKGIRSYLHPMLFAVLYKVLSFLHLDTPLFMIKAPRLWQSMLSAFGDLYLFKLSHAAYGYRVAQWALFSQLTNWFVFYCITRTLSNSLETVLTVISLYYWPCLRVNSSNALTASRPWALVAAALACAIRPTSAIIWVYIGFMELFVSRDRLKFVFLEVLPIGLVVLGLTFLLDHWMYGSWVFVPLNFLKFNFLSSGGDYYGTHPWHWYFSQGFTVMIFSFLPFMVVGIIQSKNWKLSGLILWVLALYSVLGHKEFRFVLPVLPIALAFSGYSLAILSRPNSSGKMNKKITKTQSKCSWQIKAAVFFLLATNVPMAIYMSMVHQRGAEDVINYLAKEAHYGNVKNILFLTPCHATPYYSTLHQRIPMRFLDCSPSEAKGSLDESDQFLTDPFGFTSEFAKNWSQPSHIILFNNEEEHLKDFLFSSSYAERKRFFHSHFKVDRDLQASVVVYELLEE from the exons ATGTCAGTAATGAGAAAGCGAACACATTCTGCTGAATCAACACATGGAGGAGATGGAGATTCGAATCCCAAATCTTGGCAAGAAGATAGAAAGGAAGAGGATGATCGTTTTCTATCATCCAAgaaaattttgttaatttgtttagtTTTCAGAATGATAAATTCCTTATTCGTACAAACGTATTTCAACCCGGATGAGCACTGGCAAGCGCTTGAAGTTGCACATCGAGTTACTTTTGG ATATGGACATTTAACTTGGGAATGGAAGAAGGGTATACGAAGCTATCTGCATCCAATGTTATTTGCCGTCCTATATAAAGTTCTTTCCTTTCTTCATCTTGATACTCCGCTTTTCATG ATTAAGGCTCCACGACTATGGCAATCTATGCTGTCTGCCTTTGGTGATCTCTACTTGTTCAAACTCTCTCATGCTGCATATGGTTACCGTGTTGCACAATGGGCA CTCTTTTCGCAGTTAACAAACTGGTTTGTATTTTACTGTATTACTCGCACGTTATCCAATAGTTTAGAGACTGTTCTTACAGTTATTAGTCTCTACTACTGGCCTTGTTTGCGGGTCAACTCTAGCAATGCTCTCACAGCTTCTAGACCATGGGCCTTGGTTGCAGCTGCTCTAGCCTGTGCCATTCGACCCACAAGTGCTATAATATGGGTTTATATCGGCTTCATGGAGCTTTTTGTGTCTCGAGATAGGTTGAAATTTGTTTTCCTTGAAGTCTTGCCTATTGG GCTCGTGGTGCTTGGACTGACATTCTTACTGGACCATTGGATGTATGGGTCTTGGGTTTTTGTACCTCTGAACTTTCTAAAGTTTAACTTTCTTTCTTCGGGAGGTGACTATTATGGAACTCATCCATGGCATTGGTACTTCAGTCAGGGATTTACTGTCATGATCTTCAGTTTTTTGCCTTTTATGGTGGTTGGCATCATCCAATCTAAAAACTGGAAGCTTTCAGGACTCATTTTGTGGGTTTTAGCACTTTATAGTGTTTTAGGGCACAAAGAATTCAG GTTTGTTCTCCCAGTGCTTCCAATAGCTTTAGCTTTCTCTGGTTATTCGTTAGCCATTTTAAGCCGGCCAAACTCATCTGGGAAAATGAATAAGAAAATTACGAAAACTCAATCTAAATGCTCTTGGCAGATAAAAGCAGCGGTCTTTTTCTTGCTTGCAACAAATGTTCCCATGGCCATTTACATGAGCATGGTTCACCAG AGAGGAGCAGAGGACGTCATTAATTATCTAGCTAAAGAGGCTCATTATGGGAATGTGAAAAACATTCTATTCTTAACACCATGTCATGCTACTCCGTACTATTCGACTTTGCATCAAAGGATTCCTATGCGTTTCTTGGATTGTTCACCAAG CGAAGCGAAGGGATCCCTTGATGAATCTGACCAGTTCTTAACGGACCCATTTGGATTCACATCCGAATTTGCAAAAAACTGGTCTCAACCAAGTCATATCATACTATTCAACAATGAAGAAGAACATCTTAAAGATTTCCTTTTCTCAAGTTCTTATGCAGAG AGAAAAAGGTTCTTTCATTCTCATTTCAAGGTGGACCGAGATCTTCAAGCATCAGTTGTCGTATATGAGCTTTTAGAGGAATGA
- the LOC122600831 gene encoding mannosyltransferase APTG1 isoform X2 encodes MRKRTHSAESTHGGDGDSNPKSWQEDRKEEDDRFLSSKKILLICLVFRMINSLFVQTYFNPDEHWQALEVAHRVTFGYGHLTWEWKKGIRSYLHPMLFAVLYKVLSFLHLDTPLFMIKAPRLWQSMLSAFGDLYLFKLSHAAYGYRVAQWALFSQLTNWFVFYCITRTLSNSLETVLTVISLYYWPCLRVNSSNALTASRPWALVAAALACAIRPTSAIIWVYIGFMELFVSRDRLKFVFLEVLPIGLVVLGLTFLLDHWMYGSWVFVPLNFLKFNFLSSGGDYYGTHPWHWYFSQGFTVMIFSFLPFMVVGIIQSKNWKLSGLILWVLALYSVLGHKEFRFVLPVLPIALAFSGYSLAILSRPNSSGKMNKKITKTQSKCSWQIKAAVFFLLATNVPMAIYMSMVHQRGAEDVINYLAKEAHYGNVKNILFLTPCHATPYYSTLHQRIPMRFLDCSPSEAKGSLDESDQFLTDPFGFTSEFAKNWSQPSHIILFNNEEEHLKDFLFSSSYAERKRFFHSHFKVDRDLQASVVVYELLEE; translated from the exons ATGAGAAAGCGAACACATTCTGCTGAATCAACACATGGAGGAGATGGAGATTCGAATCCCAAATCTTGGCAAGAAGATAGAAAGGAAGAGGATGATCGTTTTCTATCATCCAAgaaaattttgttaatttgtttagtTTTCAGAATGATAAATTCCTTATTCGTACAAACGTATTTCAACCCGGATGAGCACTGGCAAGCGCTTGAAGTTGCACATCGAGTTACTTTTGG ATATGGACATTTAACTTGGGAATGGAAGAAGGGTATACGAAGCTATCTGCATCCAATGTTATTTGCCGTCCTATATAAAGTTCTTTCCTTTCTTCATCTTGATACTCCGCTTTTCATG ATTAAGGCTCCACGACTATGGCAATCTATGCTGTCTGCCTTTGGTGATCTCTACTTGTTCAAACTCTCTCATGCTGCATATGGTTACCGTGTTGCACAATGGGCA CTCTTTTCGCAGTTAACAAACTGGTTTGTATTTTACTGTATTACTCGCACGTTATCCAATAGTTTAGAGACTGTTCTTACAGTTATTAGTCTCTACTACTGGCCTTGTTTGCGGGTCAACTCTAGCAATGCTCTCACAGCTTCTAGACCATGGGCCTTGGTTGCAGCTGCTCTAGCCTGTGCCATTCGACCCACAAGTGCTATAATATGGGTTTATATCGGCTTCATGGAGCTTTTTGTGTCTCGAGATAGGTTGAAATTTGTTTTCCTTGAAGTCTTGCCTATTGG GCTCGTGGTGCTTGGACTGACATTCTTACTGGACCATTGGATGTATGGGTCTTGGGTTTTTGTACCTCTGAACTTTCTAAAGTTTAACTTTCTTTCTTCGGGAGGTGACTATTATGGAACTCATCCATGGCATTGGTACTTCAGTCAGGGATTTACTGTCATGATCTTCAGTTTTTTGCCTTTTATGGTGGTTGGCATCATCCAATCTAAAAACTGGAAGCTTTCAGGACTCATTTTGTGGGTTTTAGCACTTTATAGTGTTTTAGGGCACAAAGAATTCAG GTTTGTTCTCCCAGTGCTTCCAATAGCTTTAGCTTTCTCTGGTTATTCGTTAGCCATTTTAAGCCGGCCAAACTCATCTGGGAAAATGAATAAGAAAATTACGAAAACTCAATCTAAATGCTCTTGGCAGATAAAAGCAGCGGTCTTTTTCTTGCTTGCAACAAATGTTCCCATGGCCATTTACATGAGCATGGTTCACCAG AGAGGAGCAGAGGACGTCATTAATTATCTAGCTAAAGAGGCTCATTATGGGAATGTGAAAAACATTCTATTCTTAACACCATGTCATGCTACTCCGTACTATTCGACTTTGCATCAAAGGATTCCTATGCGTTTCTTGGATTGTTCACCAAG CGAAGCGAAGGGATCCCTTGATGAATCTGACCAGTTCTTAACGGACCCATTTGGATTCACATCCGAATTTGCAAAAAACTGGTCTCAACCAAGTCATATCATACTATTCAACAATGAAGAAGAACATCTTAAAGATTTCCTTTTCTCAAGTTCTTATGCAGAG AGAAAAAGGTTCTTTCATTCTCATTTCAAGGTGGACCGAGATCTTCAAGCATCAGTTGTCGTATATGAGCTTTTAGAGGAATGA
- the LOC122600831 gene encoding mannosyltransferase APTG1 isoform X3: MLFAVLYKVLSFLHLDTPLFMIKAPRLWQSMLSAFGDLYLFKLSHAAYGYRVAQWALFSQLTNWFVFYCITRTLSNSLETVLTVISLYYWPCLRVNSSNALTASRPWALVAAALACAIRPTSAIIWVYIGFMELFVSRDRLKFVFLEVLPIGLVVLGLTFLLDHWMYGSWVFVPLNFLKFNFLSSGGDYYGTHPWHWYFSQGFTVMIFSFLPFMVVGIIQSKNWKLSGLILWVLALYSVLGHKEFRFVLPVLPIALAFSGYSLAILSRPNSSGKMNKKITKTQSKCSWQIKAAVFFLLATNVPMAIYMSMVHQRGAEDVINYLAKEAHYGNVKNILFLTPCHATPYYSTLHQRIPMRFLDCSPSEAKGSLDESDQFLTDPFGFTSEFAKNWSQPSHIILFNNEEEHLKDFLFSSSYAERKRFFHSHFKVDRDLQASVVVYELLEE, encoded by the exons ATGTTATTTGCCGTCCTATATAAAGTTCTTTCCTTTCTTCATCTTGATACTCCGCTTTTCATG ATTAAGGCTCCACGACTATGGCAATCTATGCTGTCTGCCTTTGGTGATCTCTACTTGTTCAAACTCTCTCATGCTGCATATGGTTACCGTGTTGCACAATGGGCA CTCTTTTCGCAGTTAACAAACTGGTTTGTATTTTACTGTATTACTCGCACGTTATCCAATAGTTTAGAGACTGTTCTTACAGTTATTAGTCTCTACTACTGGCCTTGTTTGCGGGTCAACTCTAGCAATGCTCTCACAGCTTCTAGACCATGGGCCTTGGTTGCAGCTGCTCTAGCCTGTGCCATTCGACCCACAAGTGCTATAATATGGGTTTATATCGGCTTCATGGAGCTTTTTGTGTCTCGAGATAGGTTGAAATTTGTTTTCCTTGAAGTCTTGCCTATTGG GCTCGTGGTGCTTGGACTGACATTCTTACTGGACCATTGGATGTATGGGTCTTGGGTTTTTGTACCTCTGAACTTTCTAAAGTTTAACTTTCTTTCTTCGGGAGGTGACTATTATGGAACTCATCCATGGCATTGGTACTTCAGTCAGGGATTTACTGTCATGATCTTCAGTTTTTTGCCTTTTATGGTGGTTGGCATCATCCAATCTAAAAACTGGAAGCTTTCAGGACTCATTTTGTGGGTTTTAGCACTTTATAGTGTTTTAGGGCACAAAGAATTCAG GTTTGTTCTCCCAGTGCTTCCAATAGCTTTAGCTTTCTCTGGTTATTCGTTAGCCATTTTAAGCCGGCCAAACTCATCTGGGAAAATGAATAAGAAAATTACGAAAACTCAATCTAAATGCTCTTGGCAGATAAAAGCAGCGGTCTTTTTCTTGCTTGCAACAAATGTTCCCATGGCCATTTACATGAGCATGGTTCACCAG AGAGGAGCAGAGGACGTCATTAATTATCTAGCTAAAGAGGCTCATTATGGGAATGTGAAAAACATTCTATTCTTAACACCATGTCATGCTACTCCGTACTATTCGACTTTGCATCAAAGGATTCCTATGCGTTTCTTGGATTGTTCACCAAG CGAAGCGAAGGGATCCCTTGATGAATCTGACCAGTTCTTAACGGACCCATTTGGATTCACATCCGAATTTGCAAAAAACTGGTCTCAACCAAGTCATATCATACTATTCAACAATGAAGAAGAACATCTTAAAGATTTCCTTTTCTCAAGTTCTTATGCAGAG AGAAAAAGGTTCTTTCATTCTCATTTCAAGGTGGACCGAGATCTTCAAGCATCAGTTGTCGTATATGAGCTTTTAGAGGAATGA
- the LOC122600371 gene encoding RING-H2 finger protein ATL13-like codes for MDQKMFVSKYERPYYYTHSSPPPPPPLAIINHQSHGFNLNEKVSPSVLLIIIILAIIVFISGLLHLLVRFFMKPISYRDPDEFDNNVTALQGQLQQLFHLHDSGVDQSYIDTLPVFSYKSIIGVKDPFDCAVCLCEFECEDKLRLLPKCSHAFHMDCIDTWLLSHSTCPLCRGSLLCDFSPNSCCSPIVFVLESGSSEVSREIVNSSDQQNSSSIRRVSSHLSNQEFEFDKVEMVKEDENKEKVVTIKLGKFKNVDTCGVGEGSSEKQTIDDARRCFSMGSFEYVVNESSSLQVPISTKVKKQASKKSSLPITPCHRPAMSECGGDSMRDFKRIKVLDGEDGSSSIGKSKRESFSVSKIWLRGKKEKAFSTVAAAIGPSSRGSFSFRFPTHRNGTNLNRRANSELDIGRWEDNQEIQICQWMDSPSLEASNPPSFARRTLFWLMGKQQLKVVQPSSSTNV; via the coding sequence ATGGATCAGAAAATGTTTGTTTCCAAGTATGAAAGACCATACTATTACACTCACTcgtcgccaccgccaccaccacctttGGCTATTATCAACCACCAATCACATGGGTTCAATCTAAATGAGAAGGTGAGTCCAAGTGTTCTACTCATCATCATAATTCTAGCTATAATTGTCTTCATTTCTGGGCTGCTTCATCTTCTTGTTAGATTTTTTATGAAACCAATTAGCTATAGGGATCCAGATGAGTTTGATAATAATGTGACTGCACTTCAAGGTCAATTACAACAACTGTTTCATCTCCATGATTCTGGTGTTGACCAGTCTTACATTGACACATTGCCTGTTTTTAGTTACAAGTCAATTATAGGTGTTAAAGATCCTTTTGATTGTGCTGTGTGCCTTTGTGAGTTTGAATGTGAAGATAAACTTAGATTATTGCCAAAATGTAGTCATGCTTTTCATATGGATTGTATTGATACTTGGCTTTTGTCTCACTCTACTTGTCCTTTATGTAGAGGTAGTTTGCTTTGTGATTTTAGTCCAAATTCTTGTTGTTCACCTATTGTGTTTGTTCTTGAATCTGGAAGTAGTGAGGTTTCTAGAGAGATAGTTAATAGTTCTGATCAACAAAATAGTTCTTCAATCAGAAGAGTGAGTTCTCATTTGAGTAATCAAGAATTTGAGTTTGATAAGGTGGAAatggtgaaagaagatgaaaataaGGAGAAAGTTGTTACTATTAAGCTTGGGAAGTTTAAAAATGTGGATACTTGTGGTGTTGGTGAGGGTAGTAGTGAGAAACAAACAATTGATGATGCTAGAAGGTGTTTCTCAATGGGGTCTTTTGAATATGTTGTGAATGAGAGTTCATCTTTACAAGTACCAATTAGTACCAAAGTCAAGAAACAAGCTAGTAAGAAATCTTCTCTTCCAATCACCCCATGCCATCGGCCAGCAATGTCCGAATGCGGGGGTGATTCAATGAGAGATTTTAAGCGAATTAAAGTACTTGATGGTGAGGATGGTAGTAGTTCAATTGGCAAGAGCAAGAGGGAGAGTTTTTCGGTGTCCAAAATTTGGTTAAGAGGGAAGAAAGAAAAGGCCTTTTCAACCGTGGCTGCTGCCATTGGGCCGTCCTCAAGAGGGTCTTTCTCATTCCGTTTTCCAACACACCGTAATGGAACAAACCTAAATAGGAGGGCTAATTCTGAATTGGATATTGGGAGGTGGGAGGACAATCaagaaattcaaatatgtcAATGGATGGATTCACCATCACTAGAAGCATCAAATCCACCATCTTTTGCAAGGAGGACACTATTTTGGCTTATGGGCAAGCAACAATTAAAGGTGGTTCAACCATCTTCCTCaacaaatgtataa